The Erythrolamprus reginae isolate rEryReg1 unplaced genomic scaffold, rEryReg1.hap1 H_1, whole genome shotgun sequence genome includes a region encoding these proteins:
- the LOC139155246 gene encoding calcium-binding protein 5-like, with amino-acid sequence MQNGLGAACIFLRKNIADKQRQRELSGDEIEELCEAFQEFDKDKDGFISCKDLGNLMRTMGYMPTEMELIELSQQINMNLGGHVAFEDFVELMTPKLLAETAGMIGVQEMRDVFKEFDTNGDGKITLIELRQTMQRLMSETMTPQEINDMVKDADVNGDGTVDFEEFVWMLSR; translated from the exons ATGCAGAACGGACTGGGAGCGGCCTGCATCTTCTTGCGCAAGAACATTGCTGACAAGCAGAGG CAACGTGAACTGAGTGGAGATGAAATTGAAG AACTTTGTGAAGCCTTTCAGGAGTTTGACAAGGACAAAGACGGATTTATCAGCTGCAAAGATTTGGGTAACCTCATGAGAACAATGGGCTACATGCCAACCGAGATGGAACTCATAGAGCTGTCTCAACAGATCAACATGAATC TTGGGGGACACGTGGCTTTTGAGGACTTTGTAGAGTTGATGACCCCAAAACTACTGGCAGAAACAGCGGGCATGATTGGCGTTCAAGAGATGAGAGATGTCTTCAAGGAG TTTGACACAAATGGGGATGGCAAGATCACCTTGATTGAGCTGCGTCAGACCATGCAGCGTTTGATGAGTGAGACGATGACCCCTCAAGAGATTAACGATATGGTGAAGGATGCTGACGTTAATGGAGACGGGACTGTGGATTTTGAAG AATTTGTCTGGATGTTGTCACGCTGA